In one window of Bos javanicus breed banteng chromosome 24, ARS-OSU_banteng_1.0, whole genome shotgun sequence DNA:
- the TIMM21 gene encoding mitochondrial import inner membrane translocase subunit Tim21: MICTLLRAVRCTERLHGCPGKPWFLPHSVPHRACSQTEPRWRWGLQEQNTTARPRCIWGVTQRSIWTQVRSPQSAKEDGSKQVSVHRSQGGETVLSTSQKVKEAGRDFTYLIVVLIGISITGGLFYTIFRELFSSSSPNKIYGKALEKCRSHPEVISVFGEPVKGYGEVTRRGRRQHVSFIEYKKDGLKHMRVKFYIQGSEPGKQGTVHLEVKENPESGEYEFRYIFVELEPYSRTIVVEDNRS, translated from the exons ATGATCTGCACTCTCCTGAGAGCTGTGCGGTGCACGGAGAGGCTGCATGGGTGCCCCGGGAAGCCATGGTTTCTGCCACACTCTGTGCCTCACAGAGCTTGCTCGCAGACTGAGCCCAGGTGGAGATGGGGGCTGCAAGAGCAGAACACGACGGCGCGACCTAGGTGTATTTGGGGAGTCACCCAGAGATCCATTTGGACGCAAGTACGGAGCCCCCAGAGCGCGAAGGAGGACGGCAGCAAGCAAGTGTCTGTGCACAGGAGTCAGGGCGGGGAAACCGTCCTCTCAACGTCACAGAAAG TGAAAGAAGCCGGAAGAGATTTTACCTACTTAATAGTGGTGCTTATTGGAATCAGCATTACAG GTGGCTTGTTTTACACGATCTTCAGAGAACTTTTTTCTTCATCTAGTCCGAATAAGATATATGGGAAAGCCCTAGAAAAGTGCAGATCACATCCCGAG GTCATCAGTGTCTTCGGCGAGCCCGTCAAAGGCTACGGGGAGGTGACACGGCGAGGCCGAAGGCAGCACGTTAG CTTTATTGAATACAAGAAAGATGGGCTGAAACACATGCGAGTGAAGTTCTACATCCAGGGCTCGGAGCCTGGGAAGCAGGGAACCGTGCACCTTGAAGTGAAGGAG aacCCAGAAAGTGGTGAATATGAATTTCGGTATATATTTGTAGAACTTGAACCCTATTCTAGAACTATTGTCGTTGAAGATAATCGATCCTGA